One part of the Pecten maximus chromosome 9, xPecMax1.1, whole genome shotgun sequence genome encodes these proteins:
- the LOC117334108 gene encoding kelch domain-containing protein 1-like isoform X1 — MEVIENDIAVEWSVAADNPFTPREGQCCCVCGSKLYVFGGVLQTNDGEMTETNELLNFDAETMVWQKTAYKNDAPSPRSAAALSCVGKKLYLFGGLNQTCGWLGDLHVFDTETLTWSSIQAADGPCPRDKLQSVAIDTKIYFFGGFGPKATLAMEDDGDEEYEDEDDDDELPGDQEAAEFGWFNDLYVFDTVTNQWTQPLQMNLGVPSPRAAHGLCAVGKNLVIMGGRDTEDRQNDIHIYDTETRKWDMNMNCKGIPPSPRSFHTISAVGNRVVVLGGRGKENQHFDDVNIFALDTKEWYQATVKGKAASGRGQQAVGVVGDKLIMFGGTSNFSTEIMQCQSTHNDTLLLKTEDILKGGRKGNLNGQAEAS; from the exons ATGGAAGTCATTGAGAACGATATTGCTGTGGAATGGAGCGTTGCTGCAGACAATCCGTTTACACCCAGGGAAGGTCAATGTTGCTGCGTATGTGGCTCCAAACTGTATGTTTTTGGAGGTGTCTTGCAGACAAATGACGGCGAGATGACAGAAACCAATGAACTCCTAAATTTCGACGCAG aaacaATGGTTTGGCAGAAAACTGCGTATAAGAATGACGCCCCTTCACCAAGATCAGCTGCTGCTTTGTCATGTGTTGGGAAGAAGTTGTATCTGTTTGGTGGTCTCAATCAGACGTGTGGGTGGCTAGGGGATCTTCATGTGTTCGATACAG AAACACTGACATGGTCCAGTATACAAGCAGCTGATGGCCCTTGCCCGAGAGACAAGCTACAGTCTGTTGCCATAGACACAAAGATATATTTCTTTGGCGGATTTGGGCCAAAAGCTACTTTAGCGATGGAAGATGAT GGAGATGAAGAGTATgaagatgaagatgatgatgatgaactCCCCGGGGATCAGGAGGCAGCAGAATTTGGCTGGTTTAATGATCTCTATGTCTTTGATACTG TTACCAACCAATGGACCCAGCCCCTACAGATGAATCTGGGAGTGCCAAGTCCTCGGGCTGCCCATGGTCTTTGTGCTGTCGGTAAAAATCTGGTGATCATGGGAGGACGCGACACTGAGGATAGGCAGAATGACATCCACATCTACGACACAG AAACAAGGAAATGGGATATGAATATGAACTGCAAAGGGATACCGCCCAGTCCAAGATCATTTCATACAATTTCTGCTGTTGGGAACAGAGTTGTGGTGCTTGGAGGAAGAGGGAAAGAAAATCAGCACTTTGATGATGTCAATATATTTGCCCTTG ACACCAAGGAGTGGTACCAAGCTACCGTGAAAGGGAAAGCTGCCAGTGGTCGAGGGCAGCAGGctgttggtgttgttggtgatAAACTGATAATGTTTGGAGGCACCAGTAACTTTAGTACAGAGATTATGCAGTGTCAGTCCACACACAATGATACACTACTACTTAAAACAG AAGACATCTTAAAAGGTGGACGAAAAGGAAATCTTAATGGACAAGCTGAAGCCAGCTGA
- the LOC117334107 gene encoding uncharacterized protein LOC117334107 translates to METKEHGKNGKKKVLLKPKSLRYLRRKSQNYHKDDGSQCYYGTDEEEYVYRTVHRYSSNNFPLFSNMSDDEVIKNSKSKQFTGQPMVLSQRQVKNKENETLETFPFQSLPYELKMKVFTYLNHIDKGLSMRVCREWKDLLVNPALWSTVMLCDFPMTCMPSRNHLQSSHCYLCYNERVHMFARYLQILGPPIKYLDFKFDIGEPDDNYIEILQNFLSKGNLQSLGHFNFNWKETPSRPFWSDWSNCNDIVFRQRYRGRIFVYFFDDLTKVATKITTLLLPFDWSDRSVMCLTRLQNLHTLVIEKYFVFQAMKQDLLDKMMDGLPNLKRLMLEVWSPSGPGLVPYTIRSKSLEFLDISQSRGLYLKALDIPKMIRFRVARRPWNGPLVCADKIALPCLYNTLLEGAPGLHKLNDHYLEESWKDNVYSTLEEVLKVVCSCRRHKTGWAM, encoded by the coding sequence ATGGAAACCAAAGAGCATGGGAAAAATGGGAAGAAAAAGGTCCTTCTGAAACCTAAATCCTTGAGGTACTTACGAAGAAAGTCACAGAATTATCATAAAGATGATGGCAGTCAGTGCTACTACGGAACAGACGAGGAGGAGTATGTCTACAGAACAGTCCATCGATATTCATCAAATAACTTTCCATTATTTTCTAACATGTCAGACGACGAGGTTATCAAAAATTCTAAATCAAAACAGTTTACTGGACAACCCATGGTTTTATCACAGAGGCAAgtcaaaaacaaagaaaatgaaacattaGAAACCTTTCCATTCCAATCACTTCCTTATGAATTGAAGATGAAAGTATTCACCTACCTTAATCACATCGACAAGGGCCTGTCCATGAGGGTGTGCCGAGAGTGGAAAGATCTTCTGGTCAATCCAGCCTTGTGGAGTACTGTGATGTTGTGCGACTTCCCAATGACATGCATGCCCTCAAGAAACCACCTGCAGTCCTCACACTGTTATCTGTGCTACAATGAACGAGTTCACATGTTTGCTAGATACTTACAAATCCTTGGCCCACCAATAAAATATCTGGATTTCAAGTTTGACATTGGTGAACCTGATGACAACTATATAGAGATACTTCAGAACTTTCTCAGCAAGGGAAACCTTCAGTCTTTAGGCCATTTCAACTTCAACTGGAAAGAGACACCTTCAAGACCATTTTGGTCTGACTGGTCAAATTGCAATGATATTGTATTCAGACAGAGATACAGAGGAAGGATCTTTGTGTATTTCTTCGACGACCTCACAAAGGTGGCAACGAAAATTACAACACTTCTACTGCCGTTTGATTGGTCAGACAGAAGCGTTATGTGTCTCACACGTCTCCAGAACTTGCACACTTTAGTGATAGAGAAATACTTTGTATTTCAAGCTATGAAGCAAGACCTCCTTGACAAAATGATGGACGGCTTGCCCAATCTCAAGCGTCTAATGTTGGAAGTCTGGTCACCAAGTGGACCAGGTCTCGTACCCTACACCATCCGATCCAAGTCCCTAGAGTTCTTGGACATCAGTCAGAGTCGAGGTTTATATCTGAAGGCACTAGACATCCCTAAGATGATACGGTTCCGTGTTGCTAGGCGACCCTGGAATGGTCCTTTAGTATGTGCTGACAAGATTGCTCTCCCTTGTCTGTACAACACATTGCTGGAGGGGGCCCCTGGCCTGCACAAGCTCAATGATCACTACTTGGAAGAAAGCTGGAAGGACAATGTCTACTCAACCTTAGAAGAAGTGCTGAAAGTTGTTTGTTCCTGTCGTAGACATAAGACAGGTTGGGCCATGTAA
- the LOC117334110 gene encoding RAB6A-GEF complex partner protein 2-like yields MIEVSAILPRGSVYLAGEVVKCVITFTNVGAHDQVQNGSECLAWASVQIHCQCSVSETRVHLMRSERMSTEEVSTTGCDTSFVPSKGERGLTVLSSKPRILFCDLRLAPGESKSYTFEDTIPSDAPPSYRGQAIKYSYKLTIGTQKFDHPTKLLRIPFRVLVLHGLNDISVYTEGEEVTPSNPFLKPQQTENSLLDIAMQVLATITARKAPHSYNITNAKGKVAKFILFKQAYKLGEDIVGAFDFTDGTVTCVQFSVTLQNEEQISEECRRKPGQGTAVTSFVKHQEMCIHTQKTHINIPVPLTATPAFITDIVCLRWRLHFEFVTSCEPIPESERPTNPDESASWRGPPTLNVETMIWDLPIKIFPTNPLHASSVTCTKSLSNVQI; encoded by the exons ATGATTGAGGTTTCTGCCATTTTACCCCGGGGGTCGGTCTATCTAGCCGGAGAGGTTGTAAAATGTGTCATCACCTTTACTAATGTTGGAGCTCATGATCAAGTGCA AAATGGCAGTGAATGTTTGGCATGGGCTAGTGTCCAGATCCATTGTCAGTGCTCGGTCAGCGAGACGAGAGTCCACCTGATGCGGTCCGAGAGAATGTCTACAGAGGAGGTGTCCACTACTGGCTGTGATACTTCCTTTGTACCTAGCAAAG GTGAGAGGGGACTGACTGTGTTATCATCCAAACCTCGGATCTTGTTCTGTGATCTCAGATTGGCACCAGGAGAATCAAAATCCT ACACCTTTGAGGACACCATTCCTTCTGATGCCCCTCCCTCCTATAGAGGTCAAGCTATTAAATACTCATATAAATTGACCATTGGTACACAAAAGTTTGACCACCCAACCAAGCTGCTGAGAATTCCTTTCCGGGTTCTTGTGCTTCATG GGCTGAATGACATCAGTGTGTACACAGAGGGTGAAGAAGTTACCCCGTCCAACCCTTTCCTGAAGCCACAGCAGACAGAGAACTCACTCCTAGATATTGCCATGCAGGTTCTTGCTACCATAACAGCGAGGAAGGCTCCAC ATTCATATAATATTACCAATGCAAAGGGAAAAGTTGCCAAGTTCATTCTGTTCAAGCAAGCATACAAATTGGGTGAAGATATCGTTGGAGCATTTGATTTTACGGATGGGACAGTAACATGTGTTCAG ttttcagTGACACTTCAGAATGAAGAGCAGATATCAGAAGAATGTCGACGGAAGCCTGGTCAGGGAACGGCTGTCACATCATTTGTGAAGCATCAAgaaatgtgtatacatacacagaAGACCCACATCAACATCCCAGTGCCTCTAACAGCCACGCCAGCCTTCATCACAGACATAG TGTGTTTGAGGTGGCGTTTACATTTCGAGTTTGTCACATCCTGTGAGCCAATTCCGGAATCAGAGCGACCTACAAATCCTGATGAGAGTGCTTCCTGGAGAGGTCCGCCCACACTTAATGTGGAAACGATGATCTGGGACTTGCCAATCAAAATATTTCCGACCAATCCACTTCATGCTTCAAGTGTAACATGTACAAAATCACTatcaaatgtacaaatatag
- the LOC117334108 gene encoding kelch domain-containing protein 1-like isoform X2, whose translation MVWQKTAYKNDAPSPRSAAALSCVGKKLYLFGGLNQTCGWLGDLHVFDTETLTWSSIQAADGPCPRDKLQSVAIDTKIYFFGGFGPKATLAMEDDGDEEYEDEDDDDELPGDQEAAEFGWFNDLYVFDTVTNQWTQPLQMNLGVPSPRAAHGLCAVGKNLVIMGGRDTEDRQNDIHIYDTETRKWDMNMNCKGIPPSPRSFHTISAVGNRVVVLGGRGKENQHFDDVNIFALDTKEWYQATVKGKAASGRGQQAVGVVGDKLIMFGGTSNFSTEIMQCQSTHNDTLLLKTEDILKGGRKGNLNGQAEAS comes from the exons ATGGTTTGGCAGAAAACTGCGTATAAGAATGACGCCCCTTCACCAAGATCAGCTGCTGCTTTGTCATGTGTTGGGAAGAAGTTGTATCTGTTTGGTGGTCTCAATCAGACGTGTGGGTGGCTAGGGGATCTTCATGTGTTCGATACAG AAACACTGACATGGTCCAGTATACAAGCAGCTGATGGCCCTTGCCCGAGAGACAAGCTACAGTCTGTTGCCATAGACACAAAGATATATTTCTTTGGCGGATTTGGGCCAAAAGCTACTTTAGCGATGGAAGATGAT GGAGATGAAGAGTATgaagatgaagatgatgatgatgaactCCCCGGGGATCAGGAGGCAGCAGAATTTGGCTGGTTTAATGATCTCTATGTCTTTGATACTG TTACCAACCAATGGACCCAGCCCCTACAGATGAATCTGGGAGTGCCAAGTCCTCGGGCTGCCCATGGTCTTTGTGCTGTCGGTAAAAATCTGGTGATCATGGGAGGACGCGACACTGAGGATAGGCAGAATGACATCCACATCTACGACACAG AAACAAGGAAATGGGATATGAATATGAACTGCAAAGGGATACCGCCCAGTCCAAGATCATTTCATACAATTTCTGCTGTTGGGAACAGAGTTGTGGTGCTTGGAGGAAGAGGGAAAGAAAATCAGCACTTTGATGATGTCAATATATTTGCCCTTG ACACCAAGGAGTGGTACCAAGCTACCGTGAAAGGGAAAGCTGCCAGTGGTCGAGGGCAGCAGGctgttggtgttgttggtgatAAACTGATAATGTTTGGAGGCACCAGTAACTTTAGTACAGAGATTATGCAGTGTCAGTCCACACACAATGATACACTACTACTTAAAACAG AAGACATCTTAAAAGGTGGACGAAAAGGAAATCTTAATGGACAAGCTGAAGCCAGCTGA